Proteins encoded by one window of Arabidopsis thaliana chromosome 2, partial sequence:
- a CDS encoding Class I glutamine amidotransferase-like superfamily protein, protein MAEQKKYLLFLATPDSEFAKKTYGGYHNVFVSLLGDEGEQWDSFRVVDGEFPEEKDLEKYEGFVISGSSHDAFQDTDWILKLCDIIKKLDDMNKKVLGICFGHQLIARAKGGKVARARKGPELCLGNITIVKEAVMPENYFGEEVPANLRIIKCHQDEVLELPENAKLLAYSSMYEVEMYSIKDNFLCIQGHPEYNRDILFDIIDRVLAGGHIKVFF, encoded by the exons ATGGCTGAACAAAAGAAGTACCTATTGTTTCTAGCGACACCGGACTCGGAGTTTGCGAAGAAGACATATGGAGGATACCATAATGTGTTTGTTTCACTGCTTGGCGATGAAGGAGAGCAATGGGACTCTTTTAGAGTCGTGGACGGCGAGTTTCCAGAAGAGAAGGATCTTGAGAAATACGAAGGATTTGTAATCAGTGGTAGCTCTCATGATGCCTTTCAAGACACTGATTGGATCTTAAAGCTCTGTGATATCATCAAGAAACTCGATGACATGAACAAGAAAGTCCTCGGTATTTGCTTTGGCCACCAG CTAATAGCTAGAGCGAAGGGAGGCAAAGTAGCGAGAGCAAGGAAAGGACCAGAGCTTTGCCTTGGAAACATAACCATCGTGAAAGAGGCAGTGATGCCGGAAAATTACTTCGGCGAAGAAGTTCCAGCGAATCTGAGGATCATAAAATGTCATCAGGATGAAGTTTTGGAGCTTCCGGAAAATGCAAAACTGTTAGCATATTCAAGCATGTACGAGGTAGAGATGTATTCAATCAAAGATAACTTCCTTTGCATTCAGGGACATCCTGAGTATAACCGTGACATCTTGTTCGATATCATTGATCGTGTTCTTGCCGGAGGCCACATTAAGGTTTTTTTCTAA
- a CDS encoding Class I glutamine amidotransferase-like superfamily protein (Class I glutamine amidotransferase-like superfamily protein; FUNCTIONS IN: catalytic activity; INVOLVED IN: defense response; LOCATED IN: cellular_component unknown; EXPRESSED IN: 7 plant structures; EXPRESSED DURING: LP.04 four leaves visible, F mature embryo stage; CONTAINS InterPro DOMAIN/s: Glutamine amidotransferase class-I, C-terminal (InterPro:IPR000991), Glutamine amidotransferase type 1 (InterPro:IPR017926); BEST Arabidopsis thaliana protein match is: Class I glutamine amidotransferase-like superfamily protein (TAIR:AT4G30530.1); Has 35333 Blast hits to 34131 proteins in 2444 species: Archae - 798; Bacteria - 22429; Metazoa - 974; Fungi - 991; Plants - 531; Viruses - 0; Other Eukaryotes - 9610 (source: NCBI BLink).): MAEQKKYLLFLATPDSEFAKKTYGGYHNVFVSLLGDEGEQWDSFRVVDGEFPEEKDLEKYEGFVISGSSHDAFQDTDWILKLCDIIKKLDDMNKKVLGICFGHQLIARAKGGKVARARKGPELCLGNITIVKEAVMPENYFGEEVPANLRIIKCHQDEVLELPENAKLLAYSSMYEVEMYSIKDNFLCIQGHPEYNRDILFDIIDRVLAGGHIKQNFAETSKATMEKNEADRKFWQKICKNFLKRQPSLLV; the protein is encoded by the exons ATGGCTGAACAAAAGAAGTACCTATTGTTTCTAGCGACACCGGACTCGGAGTTTGCGAAGAAGACATATGGAGGATACCATAATGTGTTTGTTTCACTGCTTGGCGATGAAGGAGAGCAATGGGACTCTTTTAGAGTCGTGGACGGCGAGTTTCCAGAAGAGAAGGATCTTGAGAAATACGAAGGATTTGTAATCAGTGGTAGCTCTCATGATGCCTTTCAAGACACTGATTGGATCTTAAAGCTCTGTGATATCATCAAGAAACTCGATGACATGAACAAGAAAGTCCTCGGTATTTGCTTTGGCCACCAG CTAATAGCTAGAGCGAAGGGAGGCAAAGTAGCGAGAGCAAGGAAAGGACCAGAGCTTTGCCTTGGAAACATAACCATCGTGAAAGAGGCAGTGATGCCGGAAAATTACTTCGGCGAAGAAGTTCCAGCGAATCTGAGGATCATAAAATGTCATCAGGATGAAGTTTTGGAGCTTCCGGAAAATGCAAAACTGTTAGCATATTCAAGCATGTACGAGGTAGAGATGTATTCAATCAAAGATAACTTCCTTTGCATTCAGGGACATCCTGAGTATAACCGTGACATCTTGTTCGATATCATTGATCGTGTTCTTGCCGGAGGCCACATTAAG CAAAACTTTGCCGAAACGTCAAAGGCAACAATGGAAAAGAATGAAGCAGACAGGAAGTTTTGGCAGAAAATTTGCAAAAACTTCCTCAAACGTCAACCCTCCTTATTAGTTTGA
- a CDS encoding Class I glutamine amidotransferase-like superfamily protein (Class I glutamine amidotransferase-like superfamily protein; FUNCTIONS IN: catalytic activity; INVOLVED IN: defense response; LOCATED IN: endomembrane system; EXPRESSED IN: 6 plant structures; EXPRESSED DURING: 4 anthesis, petal differentiation and expansion stage; CONTAINS InterPro DOMAIN/s: Glutamine amidotransferase class-I, C-terminal (InterPro:IPR000991), Glutamine amidotransferase type 1 (InterPro:IPR017926); BEST Arabidopsis thaliana protein match is: Class I glutamine amidotransferase-like superfamily protein (TAIR:AT4G30550.1); Has 5842 Blast hits to 5842 proteins in 1417 species: Archae - 309; Bacteria - 2944; Metazoa - 13; Fungi - 191; Plants - 97; Viruses - 3; Other Eukaryotes - 2285 (source: NCBI BLink).), with protein sequence MVNEQKRFALFLATSDSTFVKKAYGGYFNVFVSTFGEDGEQWDLFRVIDGEFPDDKDLDKYDGFVISGSLNDAFGDDDWIVKLCSLCQKLDDMKKKVLGICFGHQILSRIKGGKVGRASRGLDMGLRSITMVTDAVKPGGYFGSQIPKSLAIIKCHQDEVLELPESATLLAYSDKYNVEMCSYGNHLLGIQGHPEYNKEILFEIIDRVVNLKLMEQDFADKAKATMENAEPDRKQWQTLCKNFLKGRSEQV encoded by the exons atggttaATGAGCAAAAGagatttgctttgtttcttgctACGAGCGATTCAACGTTCGTGAAGAAAGCGTATGGAGGCTATTTCAACGTGTTTGTTTCGACTTTTGGTGAAGATGGTGAGCAATGGGATCTGTTTCGAGTGATCGACGGCGAGTTTCCTGACGATAAGGATCTGGATAAGTACGATGGTTTTGTTATTAGTGGAAGCCTTAACGATGcttttggtgatgatgattggATCGTTAAGCTTTGTTCTCTTTGCCAAAAGCTTGAcgacatgaagaagaaggttctTGGTATCTGCTTTGGCCACCAG ATACTAAGTAGAATCAAAGGAGGGAAAGTCGGAAGGGCGAGTAGAGGTTTGGATATGGGACTAAGAAGCATAACAATGGTTACAGACGCGGTGAAGCCAGGTGGTTACTTTGGAAGCCAGATTCCGAAATCACTAGCCATTATAAAATGCCATCAAGATGAAGTTCTTGAACTCCCTGAATCAGCCACATTGCTTGCTTATTCAGACAAATACAACGTTGAGATGTGTTCGTATGGAAACCACTTGCTAGGCATCCAAGGCCATCCTGAGTACAACAAAGAGATTCTTTTCGAGATCATTGATCGTGTCGTCAATTTGAAGTTGATGGAG cAAGATTTTGCGGATAAGGCGAAGGCAACGATGGAAAACGCGGAACCAGATCGGAAGCAATGGCAGACTCTCTGCAAAAACTTTCTCAAAGGAAGATCCGAGCAAGTTTAA